A window of Rufibacter sp. LB8 contains these coding sequences:
- the ald gene encoding alanine dehydrogenase: protein MIIGLPKEIKNNENRVAITPGGVAEFVKNGHTVYVQATAGVGSGFSDEEYVSAGATILPSIEEVYSIAEMIVKVKEPIEQEYSLIKEGQLLFTYFHFASYEPLTHAMIERKATCLAYETVELKDRSLPLLIPMSEVAGRMAPQEGAKYLEKPMKGRGILLGGVPGVPPANVLVLGGGIVGTQAAKIAAGFGARVTIMDISLKRLRELDDIMPANVTTVMSNHYNIKEAIKSADLIIGAVLIPGAKAPHLITRDMLKDMKPGTVLVDVAVDQGGCIETCKPTTHENPTFIIDDVVHYCVANMPGAVPYTSTLALTNATLPYAILLANKGWKQACLERDELKLGLNVVDGKVVYPGVAQAFNLPLVNVDELLA from the coding sequence ATGATAATTGGTCTTCCGAAGGAGATAAAAAACAACGAGAACCGCGTAGCCATCACCCCGGGCGGCGTGGCTGAGTTTGTAAAAAACGGACACACCGTCTATGTGCAGGCCACGGCCGGCGTGGGCAGTGGTTTCTCAGATGAAGAGTATGTAAGTGCCGGCGCTACCATTCTGCCTTCCATTGAGGAAGTATACAGCATCGCAGAGATGATTGTTAAGGTGAAGGAGCCCATTGAGCAGGAATACAGCCTTATCAAAGAAGGCCAATTATTGTTCACCTATTTCCACTTTGCCTCTTATGAGCCGTTGACCCACGCCATGATTGAGCGCAAAGCCACGTGCCTGGCCTATGAGACCGTGGAGTTGAAAGACCGTTCTTTGCCGTTGCTTATTCCTATGAGCGAAGTAGCAGGCCGCATGGCTCCGCAGGAAGGCGCCAAGTACCTGGAGAAACCTATGAAAGGCCGCGGCATTCTGTTAGGCGGTGTACCAGGCGTTCCACCTGCCAATGTGCTGGTGTTGGGCGGTGGTATTGTAGGAACCCAGGCCGCTAAAATTGCCGCCGGATTTGGTGCCCGCGTCACCATCATGGATATTTCTCTGAAGCGCCTGCGCGAACTGGACGACATCATGCCAGCCAACGTGACCACGGTTATGTCTAACCACTACAACATTAAAGAAGCCATTAAATCGGCTGATTTGATCATTGGCGCGGTATTGATCCCGGGTGCCAAAGCGCCTCACCTGATCACCCGTGACATGTTGAAAGACATGAAACCAGGAACGGTCTTGGTGGACGTGGCCGTGGACCAGGGCGGTTGCATTGAAACCTGCAAGCCTACCACCCATGAGAACCCAACCTTTATCATTGACGATGTGGTGCATTACTGCGTAGCCAACATGCCAGGCGCAGTGCCTTACACCTCTACCTTGGCCTTGACCAACGCCACGTTGCCTTACGCCATCTTGCTGGCCAACAAAGGCTGGAAACAAGCCTGCCTAGAGCGCGACGAGCTGAAACTTGGCTTGAATGTGGTTGACGGAAAAGTGGTGTACCCGGGTGTGGCGCAAGCCTTCAACCTGCCATTGGTAAACGTAGACGAGCTGTTAGCTTAG
- a CDS encoding DUF1573 domain-containing protein has protein sequence MKKIYLLLAFVLVVLAQGSAMAQGVLKFEKDVHDFGTLTQGVPATYNFKFTNTGSAPVTITHVQPACGCTTPEWPKEAIQPGQSGVIKAGYNSASAGAFNKAMTVRISNNGQDEEQMLFIKGTVVDKAAAPAPSAGEVASSAKITLTSSSFDFGKVEKGQKVTAKFNLKNTGKSDLNVSGVQAACNCVAYKMSPAVVKPGQSAKLELTYTPQVLQNKVETVTLLSNDVSGSSATLTLKANVVESLAKQSDVKVSKASVPFK, from the coding sequence ATGAAAAAAATCTATCTATTATTGGCCTTTGTACTGGTGGTGCTGGCACAAGGTTCTGCCATGGCGCAGGGTGTGCTTAAATTTGAGAAAGACGTGCATGATTTTGGTACGTTGACCCAAGGCGTTCCGGCCACCTATAACTTTAAATTCACCAATACGGGTTCTGCCCCGGTAACCATCACGCACGTGCAACCGGCGTGCGGCTGTACTACGCCAGAGTGGCCCAAAGAAGCCATTCAGCCAGGTCAGTCTGGTGTGATCAAGGCTGGTTACAACAGTGCCAGCGCTGGTGCTTTCAACAAAGCCATGACCGTGAGAATCAGCAACAACGGTCAGGACGAAGAGCAGATGCTGTTCATCAAAGGCACCGTGGTTGACAAAGCCGCCGCCCCTGCTCCTTCTGCCGGTGAGGTAGCTTCTTCGGCTAAAATTACCTTGACTTCTTCTTCCTTTGACTTCGGGAAAGTGGAGAAAGGCCAGAAAGTGACGGCTAAATTTAATTTGAAGAATACCGGGAAGTCTGATTTGAACGTTTCTGGTGTACAGGCTGCCTGTAACTGTGTGGCCTACAAAATGTCACCGGCTGTCGTAAAGCCCGGGCAATCCGCTAAGTTGGAACTAACGTATACACCTCAGGTGTTGCAAAATAAAGTAGAGACCGTGACATTGCTTTCAAACGATGTATCTGGCTCATCTGCCACCCTTACCCTTAAGGCCAACGTGGTGGAATCTCTCGCTAAACAAAGCGATGTAAAGGTTAGCAAGGCCTCCGTGCCTTTCAAATAG
- a CDS encoding thiamine pyrophosphate-dependent enzyme — MQTVQRTNPLTLSKDEMLQDYRIACESRQASLTGRKEVFMGKAKFGIFGDGKEVAQLAMAKFFKAGDYRSGYYRDQTFMMAIGELTVQQFFAQLYAHTDVEQEPSTAGRSMTGHFGTRLLDDEGKWKPQTSAKNSTADISPTGAQMPRLVGLAYASKLYRQNPDLHQFTDFSINGNEIAFGTIGNASTSEGVFFEAINAAGVLQIPMLMSVWDDGYGISVPAHYQTTKSSISEILAGFQRNAPGEQGYEIFKVKGWDYAGLCEVYHQATQVCREQHVPVLIHVDEVTQPQGHSTSGSHERYKSRERLDWEEEYDCLKQMRKWLLENNYASHEELNQIENEAKEAVREARAAAWKSFTEAIMVDHNQCLELLDKLSGSVETHASEIAQLRENLHKTINPLRSDAIRTARRALRYVRNERSMAKRDLVKWLETVQGENAERYNSYLYSQSDESALLVEEIKPEFTEESAMVDGREVLQACFDAALAREPRLFAIGEDVGKIGDVNQAFAGLQDKYGELRVTDTGIRECTIVGQGIGAALRGLRPIAEIQYLDYLLYAIQILSDDLASLQYRTKGGQKAPVIIRTRGHRLEGVWHSGSPMGMILHSLRGMHVLVPRNMTQAAGFYNLLLKSDEPALVVECLNGYRLKEKMPANIGEFTVPLGQPEVLRKGTDITIVTYGSMCRIVMDAAEQLQTVGISAEVIDVQTLLPFDIDHTIADSLRKTNRVLFTDEDVTGATTGFMMQRVLDDQEAWRYLDSKPMALSAHDHRPSYSTDGDYFSKPNAEDIFELVYATMQEADPEAFPGLF; from the coding sequence ATGCAAACCGTTCAACGGACCAACCCGCTTACCCTTTCCAAAGATGAGATGTTGCAGGATTACCGCATTGCCTGTGAAAGCCGCCAGGCCAGCCTGACCGGCCGCAAGGAAGTGTTCATGGGGAAGGCGAAGTTCGGGATTTTTGGGGATGGCAAGGAAGTAGCCCAGCTGGCTATGGCTAAATTCTTCAAGGCCGGTGATTACCGCTCGGGGTATTACCGTGACCAGACCTTCATGATGGCCATTGGGGAGCTTACCGTGCAGCAGTTTTTCGCGCAGCTTTACGCCCACACAGACGTGGAGCAGGAGCCTTCTACCGCCGGCCGCAGCATGACCGGTCACTTCGGCACCCGCCTGTTAGACGATGAAGGCAAATGGAAACCCCAGACCAGCGCTAAAAACTCCACCGCAGATATTTCGCCCACCGGCGCCCAGATGCCCCGTTTGGTGGGGTTGGCCTACGCCTCCAAATTATACCGCCAGAACCCAGACCTGCACCAATTCACAGATTTCTCCATCAACGGAAACGAGATAGCCTTTGGCACCATCGGGAACGCCTCTACCTCAGAAGGCGTGTTCTTTGAAGCCATCAACGCGGCCGGGGTGTTGCAGATTCCTATGCTTATGTCAGTGTGGGATGATGGTTACGGTATTTCTGTGCCGGCGCATTACCAAACCACCAAAAGCAGTATTTCTGAGATTCTGGCCGGTTTCCAGCGCAACGCTCCCGGAGAGCAGGGCTACGAAATCTTTAAAGTGAAAGGTTGGGATTACGCCGGACTCTGTGAAGTCTACCACCAGGCCACCCAGGTTTGCCGCGAGCAGCACGTGCCGGTTTTAATTCACGTAGACGAAGTCACCCAACCACAAGGCCACTCCACGTCAGGCAGCCACGAGCGCTACAAATCTAGGGAACGCCTGGACTGGGAAGAAGAATATGACTGCCTCAAGCAGATGCGCAAGTGGTTGTTGGAGAACAACTACGCGTCACATGAAGAACTGAACCAGATTGAGAACGAAGCCAAAGAGGCCGTGCGCGAAGCCCGTGCCGCCGCCTGGAAATCGTTTACTGAGGCCATTATGGTGGACCATAATCAGTGCCTGGAGCTGTTAGATAAACTGTCTGGCAGTGTGGAGACCCATGCCAGCGAGATTGCCCAGCTGCGCGAAAACCTGCACAAAACCATTAACCCACTGCGCTCAGACGCCATTAGAACGGCTCGTCGGGCGCTGCGCTACGTGCGCAATGAACGCAGTATGGCCAAACGTGATCTGGTCAAATGGCTGGAAACCGTGCAAGGCGAAAACGCGGAGCGCTACAATTCCTACCTCTACAGCCAGTCAGATGAATCAGCTCTGCTAGTTGAGGAAATCAAACCAGAATTCACCGAGGAAAGCGCCATGGTAGACGGCCGCGAGGTGTTGCAAGCCTGCTTTGACGCCGCCCTGGCCCGTGAGCCGCGCCTGTTCGCCATTGGCGAAGATGTGGGCAAGATTGGCGATGTGAACCAGGCGTTTGCCGGACTCCAGGACAAATACGGCGAACTGCGCGTCACTGACACCGGCATCAGGGAATGTACTATTGTGGGGCAGGGCATTGGCGCGGCATTGCGTGGCTTGCGGCCAATTGCTGAGATTCAATACTTAGATTACCTGCTCTATGCTATCCAGATTCTGAGTGATGACCTGGCCAGTTTGCAGTACCGCACCAAAGGCGGGCAGAAGGCCCCGGTGATCATTAGAACGCGCGGACACAGGTTGGAAGGCGTGTGGCATTCGGGTTCGCCCATGGGCATGATTCTGCACAGTTTGCGTGGCATGCATGTGCTGGTGCCTCGTAACATGACCCAGGCCGCCGGTTTCTACAACTTGCTGTTGAAATCAGATGAGCCCGCGTTGGTAGTGGAATGTCTGAATGGTTACCGCCTGAAAGAGAAAATGCCGGCTAACATTGGCGAGTTCACCGTACCGCTGGGTCAGCCCGAAGTATTGCGCAAAGGAACCGATATCACCATTGTGACCTACGGTTCCATGTGCCGCATTGTAATGGATGCCGCCGAGCAACTGCAAACCGTGGGCATATCTGCCGAAGTGATTGACGTGCAGACGTTGTTGCCTTTTGACATAGACCACACCATTGCTGATTCCCTTAGAAAAACCAACCGCGTGCTCTTCACCGATGAGGACGTTACGGGTGCCACCACCGGTTTCATGATGCAGCGTGTGCTGGATGACCAGGAAGCCTGGCGTTATTTAGACTCCAAACCCATGGCTTTGTCGGCGCATGACCACCGGCCTTCCTATTCCACAGACGGCGATTATTTCTCTAAACCTAACGCGGAAGATATTTTTGAATTGGTGTATGCTACCATGCAGGAAGCTGACCCAGAGGCGTTTCCGGGCTTGTTTTAG